In Stieleria varia, one genomic interval encodes:
- a CDS encoding DUF7133 domain-containing protein: protein MLVLLCSMTTISTAEEAQWIWATGTTADQPIAENAVCLFRKTINLKVPATGRIEIAADDQYELFVNGKQIGTGSSSRQVDELDITDYLEVGRNVVAVRVLNTHGDTAALMARVSVKPGNSDKWYTFNSDASWKTNPEDIPLWATVVFNDRLWGSAAMFGALGDTAPWDRDEEVVAEQQTEQSERFQIQKGFGVQRVLADEKIGSVIAMTFNEFGHMLLSQEGGPLLLVYDQNEDGIPETVRTYCDKVKSCQGILALNGEVFVTGDGPEGVALYRLSDTDRNGSLEKATAILKFKGDGGEHGPHGLRLGHDGMIYVALGSHVRSIGKRGDGETYRDPYEGDVLPRYEDPSGHGRGVKAPGGTIIRTNVDGSVVETVAGGLRNAYDIVFHPSGGMFIHDSDMENDIGTAWYRPNAIFDVTEGAEFGWRSGWSKWPEYYLDRLPDLLDTGRGSPTGGVCYEHYMFPVRYQNTLFMADWSEGRILNVRLKPRGAGYVADSEVFLQGQPLNVTDLEVGPDGALYFCTGGRATAGGVYRVVYKGKIPDRVKNLGSGIASAVRQPQIESAWTRQEIASIKRELGDKWNQMVAGVAYSDDNPPEYRVRAMTLMQLFGPVPSEDLLLELSKAESEQVRAKAATMLGMGSGARSRERLVELLADDDPHVKRAACESMIRGELLPTDTEALMPLLGSEDRTLAFVARRVLERMPVSRWRKEVLNTADARVAIVGMLALVNAEPTEATAIEVLERVSEMMTGFLSDADFTDVLRLTQVAISRGKVDASKLQPLGEQIAEEFPAGEQRINHELIRLAAYLGSDSLATRAIDYLDSDAPEDSRTLVAMCLQFLSHDWNAQQRFAILKYYEKAANRSSDGSLPLYMTNVTRDFADSLSEDDLNAILEQGHVWQNAALAAIYKLERPISDDTAESLISLDEKLRADDRETRDAQRRLRTGIVALLATSETEESGEYLRLLWREEPERRAVIAMALSVHPEGDNWDYLVRSLNILEDVAADEVVKALRTVPIATDDPTALRHLILLGVRAEEQQLPFENVERLLEHWTGMERPDGGQKSMRPWQKWFSKTYPDRPAAVPPKPDESRWDFEQLVSHLESDEGRFGDPELGKVAYTKAQCAQCHRFGNYGESIGPNLSGIARRFTRREIVESILYPAHVVSDQYASKKVLTLDGRVFVGMVSDDSGGTMTIRDAKNTTTVIASKDIDQILPSTSSIMPSGLVDELTLKEIGDLMAYLGALPSAQVAQRPEE, encoded by the coding sequence ATGCTGGTACTTTTGTGCAGCATGACCACGATCTCCACGGCAGAAGAAGCTCAGTGGATCTGGGCCACTGGAACAACGGCAGACCAGCCGATCGCTGAAAACGCGGTCTGCTTGTTCCGCAAGACGATCAATTTGAAAGTCCCCGCGACGGGACGGATCGAAATCGCCGCCGACGACCAATACGAACTGTTTGTCAACGGAAAACAAATCGGAACAGGCAGTTCATCGCGTCAAGTCGACGAGCTCGACATCACTGACTACCTGGAAGTAGGACGCAATGTCGTGGCGGTCCGCGTGCTCAACACGCACGGCGATACGGCCGCACTGATGGCTCGCGTCTCGGTCAAGCCCGGCAATAGCGACAAGTGGTACACCTTCAACAGCGACGCATCGTGGAAGACCAATCCAGAAGACATCCCGCTTTGGGCAACCGTGGTCTTCAATGACCGACTGTGGGGATCGGCGGCGATGTTTGGTGCTTTGGGCGACACAGCACCGTGGGATCGCGACGAAGAAGTGGTCGCGGAGCAGCAAACGGAGCAATCCGAACGTTTCCAAATCCAGAAAGGGTTCGGTGTCCAACGGGTCTTGGCAGACGAAAAGATCGGCTCCGTCATCGCGATGACCTTCAATGAGTTCGGACACATGCTGCTTTCACAGGAAGGCGGCCCGTTGCTGTTGGTTTACGACCAAAACGAAGACGGTATTCCCGAGACGGTCCGCACCTACTGCGACAAAGTCAAATCATGCCAAGGGATCTTGGCGCTCAATGGCGAAGTCTTTGTGACCGGCGACGGTCCCGAGGGCGTCGCCCTGTATCGTTTGTCTGACACCGATCGAAACGGTTCGCTGGAAAAGGCGACTGCGATCTTGAAGTTCAAAGGCGATGGTGGCGAGCACGGTCCGCACGGTCTGAGACTGGGACACGATGGAATGATCTATGTCGCCCTGGGCAGCCATGTGCGCTCGATCGGAAAACGTGGTGACGGTGAAACCTACCGTGATCCTTACGAGGGCGACGTCCTGCCACGATACGAGGACCCCAGTGGACACGGCCGCGGTGTCAAAGCTCCGGGCGGAACCATCATTCGAACCAACGTGGACGGCTCGGTCGTGGAAACGGTTGCCGGTGGTCTACGAAATGCCTACGACATCGTGTTTCATCCCAGCGGCGGAATGTTCATTCACGATTCTGACATGGAAAATGACATCGGAACCGCATGGTATCGTCCCAACGCGATCTTTGATGTCACCGAAGGCGCCGAGTTCGGATGGCGAAGCGGCTGGTCCAAGTGGCCGGAGTACTACCTCGACCGCTTGCCCGACCTGTTGGACACCGGCCGCGGAAGTCCGACCGGCGGCGTGTGCTATGAACACTACATGTTCCCCGTCCGCTACCAAAACACTTTGTTCATGGCAGACTGGAGCGAAGGCCGCATCTTGAATGTTCGACTGAAGCCTCGTGGCGCGGGATACGTTGCCGATAGCGAAGTCTTCTTGCAAGGCCAGCCGTTGAACGTCACCGATCTGGAAGTCGGCCCCGATGGTGCGTTGTACTTCTGCACCGGTGGCCGAGCGACCGCAGGTGGAGTCTACCGCGTGGTCTATAAAGGCAAGATTCCTGATCGCGTAAAAAACCTTGGCAGCGGGATCGCCTCGGCGGTTCGTCAGCCTCAAATCGAATCCGCCTGGACTCGTCAAGAGATCGCATCGATCAAACGGGAACTGGGCGACAAGTGGAATCAAATGGTTGCCGGCGTTGCCTACAGCGACGACAACCCGCCCGAGTATCGTGTCCGCGCGATGACATTGATGCAACTGTTCGGACCAGTTCCAAGCGAAGATCTGTTGCTGGAACTGAGCAAAGCGGAAAGCGAACAAGTTCGAGCCAAGGCGGCCACTATGCTGGGAATGGGCTCTGGAGCCAGGAGCCGTGAGCGGCTGGTGGAGCTGTTGGCCGATGATGACCCGCATGTCAAACGCGCCGCGTGTGAATCGATGATCCGTGGCGAACTGCTGCCCACCGACACAGAAGCCCTGATGCCGCTATTGGGCAGCGAAGACCGAACGCTGGCGTTCGTTGCACGTCGAGTGCTGGAACGCATGCCGGTCAGCCGTTGGCGTAAAGAAGTGTTGAACACCGCAGACGCTCGTGTCGCAATCGTCGGCATGCTGGCCTTGGTCAATGCGGAGCCGACCGAAGCAACTGCGATCGAAGTGTTGGAGCGTGTCAGTGAGATGATGACGGGCTTCCTCAGCGATGCCGATTTTACAGACGTGTTGCGTTTGACCCAAGTCGCCATCAGTCGTGGCAAAGTGGACGCATCCAAGCTGCAGCCGCTTGGCGAACAGATCGCCGAAGAGTTTCCGGCCGGTGAGCAACGAATCAATCACGAGCTGATTCGCTTGGCTGCCTATCTCGGATCGGACTCTTTGGCCACCCGTGCGATCGACTACCTCGATTCCGATGCGCCTGAAGACAGCAGAACATTGGTTGCAATGTGCCTGCAGTTTCTGTCGCATGACTGGAATGCTCAACAACGATTCGCGATCCTAAAGTACTACGAAAAGGCAGCCAACCGCTCAAGCGACGGCTCGCTGCCCCTGTACATGACCAATGTCACGCGTGACTTTGCCGATTCGCTATCCGAAGATGATTTGAATGCCATCCTGGAACAAGGTCACGTGTGGCAGAATGCTGCTTTGGCGGCCATCTACAAACTGGAACGGCCGATTAGCGACGACACCGCTGAATCACTGATTTCTCTGGATGAAAAACTGCGTGCCGATGATCGCGAAACCCGTGACGCTCAGCGACGCTTGCGGACCGGGATTGTCGCGCTGCTGGCGACATCGGAAACCGAGGAATCGGGCGAATACCTGCGTCTGCTGTGGCGTGAGGAACCCGAACGCCGCGCCGTGATCGCGATGGCATTGTCGGTCCATCCCGAGGGCGACAATTGGGATTACCTCGTGCGAAGCCTAAATATTCTGGAAGACGTTGCTGCGGACGAAGTCGTCAAGGCGTTGCGAACCGTTCCGATCGCGACCGACGATCCCACCGCTCTACGACACCTGATCCTGTTGGGCGTTCGCGCCGAAGAACAGCAGCTACCGTTTGAGAACGTAGAACGTCTGTTGGAGCACTGGACTGGAATGGAACGACCTGACGGCGGCCAAAAGTCCATGCGACCTTGGCAAAAATGGTTCTCCAAAACGTATCCGGATCGTCCAGCCGCTGTGCCGCCCAAACCAGACGAGTCGCGTTGGGACTTTGAGCAACTGGTCAGCCATCTGGAAAGTGACGAAGGTCGTTTCGGCGACCCAGAACTCGGCAAAGTTGCCTACACCAAAGCACAGTGTGCCCAGTGCCACCGCTTTGGAAACTACGGCGAGTCGATCGGCCCCAATCTGTCTGGTATCGCACGACGATTCACACGACGAGAGATCGTAGAATCGATCTTGTATCCGGCACACGTGGTCAGCGATCAGTACGCAAGTAAAAAAGTGCTGACATTGGACGGACGCGTCTTTGTGGGAATGGTTTCCGACGAC